In uncultured Bacteroides sp., the following proteins share a genomic window:
- a CDS encoding histidine kinase → MYNLQNNRKQVFFHIVYWVSIVLFFTFSWGTRYNNYWVCFYNEVVFLPIRMGVVYFGLYYVIPELLLKRKYFRFAVAFVAMMMVGSIMQRALVYYSSIPLLGFRNPDVSFFDTTELLHYVISINAVMIIPFAVKLYSYSLEKENRILSLSHEKSQAELQFLRSQIQPHFFFNVLNDLYAMALKHSEKTPEMIMKLSDLMRYVLHESTAESVPVEKELNYIRNYIDLEKLRYGSRFSVDLQVKGETNNCQISPLLLFPFVENAFKHSTTNETSGAWIFIELTVNADEVYLLVSNSFDPDAKRESNVSSGIGIKNVRDRLDILYPGRYVFDTKVIDQSYVSSLKIKLP, encoded by the coding sequence ATGTATAACCTTCAAAATAACCGGAAACAAGTATTCTTCCATATTGTATATTGGGTGAGTATTGTTTTGTTTTTTACCTTCTCATGGGGAACGCGCTATAATAACTACTGGGTATGTTTTTATAATGAAGTGGTGTTTTTACCAATCAGAATGGGTGTTGTATACTTTGGACTATATTATGTTATTCCAGAGTTGCTGCTTAAAAGAAAATACTTCCGCTTTGCTGTGGCATTTGTGGCGATGATGATGGTGGGCAGTATTATGCAGCGAGCATTGGTCTATTACTCTTCCATTCCTTTACTTGGATTCCGAAATCCGGATGTCTCATTCTTTGATACAACTGAACTTTTACATTATGTAATCAGTATAAATGCTGTGATGATTATTCCTTTTGCCGTAAAACTTTACAGCTATTCGCTTGAAAAGGAGAACCGCATCCTTTCTTTGTCGCACGAAAAATCTCAGGCTGAATTACAGTTCTTACGTAGTCAGATTCAGCCACATTTCTTTTTTAATGTGCTGAATGATCTTTATGCAATGGCCTTAAAGCATTCGGAAAAGACGCCGGAGATGATAATGAAACTGTCCGACCTGATGCGTTATGTGCTTCATGAATCAACTGCTGAGAGTGTTCCGGTAGAGAAAGAGCTGAATTATATCCGCAATTATATTGATCTTGAGAAACTCAGATATGGTAGCCGTTTTTCTGTTGATTTACAAGTGAAAGGAGAGACAAATAACTGTCAGATTTCACCGCTGTTATTGTTCCCTTTTGTGGAAAATGCTTTCAAACATTCAACGACCAATGAAACAAGTGGTGCCTGGATTTTCATTGAGCTGACGGTAAATGCAGACGAGGTGTATTTACTGGTTTCTAATTCTTTTGATCCGGATGCAAAGAGAGAGAGCAATGTGTCGTCGGGTATTGGGATTAAGA
- a CDS encoding glycoside hydrolase family 13 protein: MKKLFVLLFLFITMSLHAQIEKVEPTCWWIGMKNPKLQLLVYGKDIAQNQVTIKYPGVKILKINKVSNPNYLFIDLIIDSKLAKAGKFYIMFQKNGKTSATYQYELKNREHASASRKGFDSGDVIYEILPDRFSNGDTTNDFVKDYPDGTDRKNPDARHGGDIQGIINHLDYIASMGYTALWLTPVVENNMPSTSYHGYATTDYYKIDPRFGSNELYRKLSDECKKKNIKLIIDAVVNHSGKNWWIFKDLPSNDWINNYPNIKICNFHGTTNFDPHKAEVDAKAMSDGWFADSMPDLNQQNPFMANYLIQNTIWWIEYAGLSGVRSDTHQYPDKKFISEWSKQILNEYPNLNIVGEVWLGQTSMISYWQKNAPNLDKYNSNLPTIMDFPLFGAIPVALTESDGWGDSGMNRLYDLFSQDFLIANPMNVMIFPDNHDTSRFYTAIKENLANYKLAMALFLTTRGIPQMYAGTEFLMTGEKGTGDGVMRKDFLGGWAEDKVNVFTGEGLTNDQIDALNYMKRIQNWRKTNEAVKYGTMKHFAPENGAYVYFRIKQDKAVMVILNNNANKQELQTSRFAECLNGHHSGTEIISGKTFNFTDKIEVQGKTAMIIELN, from the coding sequence ATGAAAAAACTATTTGTTCTCTTATTCCTCTTTATCACAATGAGCCTTCATGCTCAGATAGAGAAAGTTGAACCCACCTGTTGGTGGATAGGGATGAAAAATCCAAAACTGCAACTGTTGGTCTATGGCAAAGATATAGCCCAGAATCAGGTAACAATAAAATATCCGGGGGTCAAAATTCTGAAGATTAACAAGGTATCGAATCCCAATTACTTGTTTATCGACCTGATTATTGATTCCAAACTAGCTAAAGCAGGTAAGTTCTACATTATGTTCCAGAAGAATGGCAAAACATCTGCCACTTACCAATACGAACTTAAAAACCGCGAACATGCTTCCGCCAGTCGAAAAGGTTTTGATAGCGGAGACGTTATCTATGAGATTCTGCCCGATCGTTTCTCTAATGGTGATACCACAAATGATTTTGTTAAAGATTACCCTGACGGCACAGACCGTAAAAATCCGGATGCGCGTCACGGAGGAGACATTCAGGGAATTATTAATCATCTCGATTATATTGCTTCCATGGGTTATACAGCTTTATGGCTTACACCAGTAGTGGAAAACAATATGCCTTCAACCTCCTATCACGGATATGCCACAACGGATTATTATAAAATTGACCCGCGTTTTGGAAGCAATGAACTCTATCGTAAATTGTCCGACGAATGCAAGAAAAAGAATATCAAGCTGATTATTGATGCCGTTGTAAATCATAGTGGTAAAAATTGGTGGATTTTTAAAGATCTGCCATCAAACGACTGGATAAACAACTATCCAAATATTAAAATATGCAACTTCCATGGCACCACAAACTTTGATCCTCACAAAGCAGAAGTTGATGCAAAAGCAATGTCCGACGGATGGTTTGCTGATTCAATGCCCGATTTGAACCAACAAAATCCATTTATGGCTAATTATCTTATTCAGAATACAATCTGGTGGATTGAGTATGCAGGGTTAAGCGGAGTACGCAGTGATACACACCAATATCCCGACAAGAAATTCATCAGTGAATGGAGCAAACAAATACTCAATGAATATCCCAATTTAAATATTGTTGGCGAAGTGTGGCTAGGTCAGACATCTATGATCTCGTATTGGCAGAAAAACGCCCCTAATCTTGACAAGTACAATTCCAATCTGCCTACTATCATGGACTTTCCTTTGTTCGGCGCCATACCTGTGGCTCTAACAGAAAGCGATGGATGGGGAGACTCGGGTATGAATCGTCTGTATGATCTGTTCAGCCAGGATTTCTTAATTGCCAATCCTATGAACGTTATGATTTTCCCCGACAACCATGACACCTCACGATTCTACACTGCAATTAAGGAAAACCTTGCAAACTATAAACTAGCTATGGCCCTATTCCTCACTACTCGCGGTATCCCTCAAATGTATGCAGGAACTGAGTTTCTGATGACCGGCGAAAAAGGTACCGGCGACGGAGTGATGCGTAAAGATTTCCTTGGCGGATGGGCCGAAGATAAAGTGAATGTCTTTACCGGAGAAGGACTAACAAACGATCAGATTGACGCTCTGAACTATATGAAACGCATACAGAACTGGCGTAAAACCAATGAAGCAGTTAAGTACGGAACAATGAAACATTTTGCCCCGGAAAATGGTGCCTATGTTTATTTCCGAATCAAGCAGGATAAAGCGGTAATGGTAATACTCAATAATAACGCCAATAAGCAGGAATTGCAAACCAGTCGTTTTGCAGAATGCCTGAACGGCCATCATTCAGGTACGGAAATCATCTCGGGAAAAACATTCAATTTCACGGATAAGATAGAAGTTCAGGGAAAAACAGCGATGATAATCGAATTGAATTAA
- a CDS encoding phosphatase, which produces MNTVLDIHTHTVASGHAFSTLQEMAKSAADKGLKLLGITEHGPNIPGTCDPIYFRNIWTIPRQMYGVQLMLGSELNILDYEGNVDLDESFWKRMDICIAGLHSLCYTPGTVEQNTSAVIGAIRNPYIKIITHPGDGTAELNYEPIVLAAKENHTLLEINNSSLEPYREKELAPDNFREILQLCKKYEQPVILGSDAHISFAIANYELIYPLLAETEFPEELIMNDKLEAFKAYISQ; this is translated from the coding sequence ATGAATACCGTTTTAGATATACATACTCATACCGTAGCCAGCGGACATGCATTCAGTACTCTGCAGGAAATGGCAAAGAGTGCCGCCGACAAAGGTTTGAAATTACTGGGTATCACAGAGCATGGTCCAAATATTCCCGGCACTTGCGATCCTATTTATTTCCGTAACATTTGGACTATCCCCCGCCAAATGTACGGTGTACAATTAATGTTGGGCTCAGAACTGAACATTTTGGATTATGAAGGCAATGTAGACCTGGACGAGTCTTTTTGGAAACGGATGGATATCTGCATTGCAGGATTACATTCACTCTGCTATACACCCGGAACAGTAGAACAAAATACATCGGCAGTTATAGGAGCCATTAGAAATCCATATATCAAAATCATAACGCACCCAGGAGATGGTACGGCAGAGCTAAATTATGAACCTATTGTACTGGCAGCAAAAGAAAACCACACGCTACTTGAAATAAACAACAGCTCACTGGAACCCTATCGCGAAAAAGAGTTGGCACCGGATAATTTCAGGGAAATTTTGCAGCTTTGCAAGAAATATGAACAACCGGTAATTCTAGGTAGCGATGCACATATATCATTTGCCATAGCTAATTACGAATTGATTTATCCACTACTAGCTGAGACGGAATTTCCTGAAGAATTGATAATGAATGATAAACTCGAGGCGTTTAAAGCCTATATTTCACAATGA
- a CDS encoding DUF3836 domain-containing protein, with translation MKKIISSICLLVIGITICLLFVSSSAVNAQKSTSFVYDKNKETTFLYDSVSCVLTPHFRYEYSYSEDGQTTNKKTFRWDASTEQWIPYTFFAMTVIGENQVQEFARWDKQKMDFSRDRQKAIYYKEAGTDASNYISFRWNEKSSKWEVRDGERFENYIALLVNNSSKLK, from the coding sequence ATGAAAAAGATTATATCTAGTATTTGCCTATTAGTAATTGGTATTACTATTTGTTTGTTGTTTGTAAGTAGTTCAGCAGTAAATGCTCAGAAGTCAACAAGTTTTGTTTATGACAAAAACAAAGAAACCACATTTTTGTATGATTCCGTTTCGTGCGTTCTTACTCCGCATTTCAGATATGAATATTCTTATAGTGAAGATGGGCAGACCACAAATAAAAAGACTTTTCGCTGGGATGCTTCCACTGAGCAATGGATTCCTTATACATTCTTTGCAATGACAGTTATAGGAGAAAATCAGGTTCAGGAATTTGCCAGATGGGATAAGCAAAAAATGGATTTCTCTCGCGACAGACAAAAAGCTATTTATTATAAGGAAGCCGGAACAGATGCTTCAAATTACATCTCATTTAGGTGGAATGAAAAGAGCAGTAAGTGGGAGGTAAGAGATGGTGAACGATTTGAGAATTATATTGCATTGTTGGTTAATAATTCTTCTAAGCTGAAATAA